One part of the Alligator mississippiensis isolate rAllMis1 chromosome 3, rAllMis1, whole genome shotgun sequence genome encodes these proteins:
- the LOC106737470 gene encoding killer cell lectin-like receptor subfamily G member 1, whose translation MAGVQHSPAALGMAPGVVANQSEWSPFPAGPSRAAAVREGCHGDSPPGASAGPAGASGDGAESSTFHFTSREGWVRGRTSSWLSPAGSPVRAPRMEEEVTYADLQIPPPAATAALQHLFQLSWRGAALGLSALCTLFLLCQVLLISLSLHLVGQMGSCGECTRSTEDGPAGGQAPGKLLAGQCQFCPAGWLWEAGSCFYFSTTKRTWEGSREDCTGRDAQLAAARPGVILANLQQVANTSVFYIGLKEDNPHSGWKFLDGSMLDRQWVKRKSSSYPVCGKLSGSGLSGGQCWESQRWICEQSAAVLQWGPGIVPPTLHRGSVTYVCAGPL comes from the exons ATGGCTGgtgtccagcacagcccagcagcccttgGCATGGCCCCGGGGGTCGTGGCTAATCAGTCAGAGTGGAGTCCTTTCCCTGCTGGTCCTAGCAGAGCCGCGGCCGTGAGGGAGGGATGTCATGGGGATTCCCCGCCCGGGGCGAGCGCTGGCCCAGCTGGTGCCTCTGGGGATGGCGCTGAgagcagcacttttcatttcacGTCACGGGAAGGGTGGGTGCGGGGGAGGACCAGTTCCTGGTTGTCCCCAGCCGGGAGCCCGGTGAGAGCCCCCAGGATGGAGGAGGAGGTCACCTACGCTGATCTCCAGATCCCCCCGCCAGCTGCAACTGCAG ccctgcagcaCCTCTTCCAGCTGTCCTGGCGTGGGGCTGCCCTCGGCCTGTCCGCTCTGTGCACGCTGTTCCTGCTCTGCCAAGTCCTGCTCATCAGCCTCAGCCTGCACC TTGTAGGGCAGATGGGGAGCTGCGGTGAATGCACCCGGAGCACAGAGGATGGCCCGGCCGGTGGGCAGGCCCCGGGGAAGCTCCTGGCAG ggcaaTGCCAGTTCTGCCCGGCCGGCTGGCtctgggaggctgggagctgcttTTACTTTTCTACAACCAAAAGGacctgggaggggagcagagaggacTGCACTGGCCGAGATGCTCAGCTAGCTGCAGCCCGGCCCGGTGTCATACTG GCTAACCTGCAACAGGTGGCTAACACCAGTGTCTTCTATATCGGGCTGAAAGAAGACAATCCGCATTCAGGCTGGAAGTTTCTGGATGGCTCCATGCTGGACAG gcagtggGTGAAGCGCAAGAGCAGCTCATACCCTGTCTGTGGCAAGCTGTCAGGCTCTGGGCTGTCGGGCGGCCAGTGCTGGGAGTCCCAACGTTGGATCTGCGAGCAAAGTGCGGCCGTGCTGCAGTGGGGCCCTGGCAtagtgccccccaccctccaccggGGCAGCGTGACCTATGTGTGTGCCGGTCCCCTGTga
- the LOC102564361 gene encoding uncharacterized protein LOC102564361, translated as MLRAPLRARSGRGAPGRPGLLALEPPREPGRRCPSGGARQPGTMPRGQAWSPQEVGCLLALIRGCGAVGLLMASTSRPNEARWREISRGLAAAGYGRSVAQCRAKWKALKQAFYSERETRRQPGARPPRTPPHYRAMERLWEAAGRPVFGERRLPALVKLPPVRRRPSLQARSPSAPELPAPQDATSPAQMVPAPVAHSPGEHQAETAWGAQDPAVPVIAGDQALPETAVEDEHLDSEEASAAALQGPGAAHLLQSMQQLLVQILQTSRRQQALLESLASDTVSRLHGLSDSLAQVGETLQELLLRAQPHPMAPGGLPTPLNPDLCPRAGSQPPLLPREPGVPSAPRTLPYRKEPTVPPTSAYPTPRFTPH; from the exons ATGCTCCGAGCGCCGCTGCGGGCGCGATCCGGGCGCGGAGCTCCGGGGCGCCCCGGGCTGCTCGCGCTGGAGCCGCCGCGAGAGCCGGGCCGCAG GTGCCCGTCCGGAGGAGCCCGCCAGCCCGGGACGATGCCCCGGGGCCAGGCCTGGAGCCCGCAGGAAGTGGGCTGCCTCCTGGCACTGATCCGGGGCTGCGGGGCAGTGGGGCTGCTCATGGCCTCCACGTCGCGGCCCAACGAGGCGCGGTGGCGGGAGATCTCCCGGGGGCTGGCGGCCGCGGGGTACGGGCGCAGCGTGGCGCAGTGCCGCGCCAAGTGGAAGGCCCTCAAGCAGGCTTTCTACTCCGAGCGGGAGACCCGCCGGCAGCCCGGTGCTCGCCCGCCTCGCACGCCCCCTCACTACCGTGCCATGGAGAGGCTCTGGGAGGCCGCCGGCCGGCCCGTCTTCGGGGAGCGGCGCCTGCCGG ccctggtGAAGCTGCCGCCTGTCAGGCGTCGACCATCCCTCCAGGCCCGGTCTCCATCCGCACCTGAGCTGCCAG ctccccaggaTGCAACCTCCCCGGCACAGATGGTTCCTGCTCCTGTAGCAC ACTCCCCCGGGGAGCAtcaggcagaaacagcatggGGGGCCCAGGACCCAGCAGTACCAGTCATTGCCGGAGACCAGGCTCTACCTGAGACCGCGGTGGAAGATGAGCACCTGGACAGCGAGGAGGCATCAGCTGCAGCCCTCCAAG GCCCCGGTGCGGCGCACCTGCTTcagagcatgcagcagctgctggtgcAGATCCTGCAGACCTCGCGACGGCAGCAGGCGCTGCTGGAGAGCCTGGCCAGCGACACCGTGTCCCGCCTGCACGGCCTCTCGGACAGCCTGGCCCAGGTGGGCGAgaccctgcaggagctgctgttgCGGGCgcagccccaccccatggcccctgGGGGCCTGCCCACCCCGCTCAACCCCGACCTCTGCCCCAGGgccggctcccagcccccactccttcCCAGGGAGCCCGGTGTCCCCAGCGCCCCCCGCACCCTGCCCTACCGCAAGGAGCCCACAGTGCCCCCCACCTCGGCCTACCCCACACCCCGCTTCACCCCACActga
- the LOC102564129 gene encoding beta-1,3-galactosyltransferase 5 codes for MHLRRLRQLLCASLLLALLLLWGLLLVTEDARGAWVVSGRFPLAQGRPLWRWCFGGAAPVPSGVDFPSLLASPGAAPRCELGQVLLILVTSAPGNWEQRRVIRRTWGAQDEPAPFHWQAVFLVGQAADAGTASRIRQEQQDFGDILVGNYRDTYRNLTLKVMHGLKWAAERCRPRYMLKTDDDCFVNTDRLPGFLAQLDPVPAGLYAGSVFSQEKRQVIREPSSKWYVSRQDYGPDKYPPYASGIGYVLSLEAAARVLSVAERVRPIPVEDAYVGILAEAAGIQAQASARFAKHNVQWRVCNYRYLMVIHHLSPPQQEAARRSMLQARDACRDSLEVTHWR; via the coding sequence ATGCATCTGCGGCGCCTGAGACAGCTGCTTTGTGCCAGCCTCCTCCTGGCACTCCTCCTGCTCTGGGGCCTGCTGCTGGTCACGGAGGATGCCCGGGGGGCCTGGGTAGTTTCTGGCCGCTTccccctggcccagggcaggcCCCTCTGGAGGTGGTGCTTTGGGGGCGCAGCCCCCGTGCCCAGCGGGGTGGATTTCCCATCCCTGCTGGCCAGCCCGGGGGCAGCCCCgcgctgtgagctggggcaggtgctcctCATCTTGGTGACGTCTGCGCCGGGCAACTGGGAGCAGAGGCGCGTGATCCGGAGGACGTGGGGCGCCCAGGACGAGCCGGCGCCGTTCCACTGGCAGGCCGTGTTCCTAGTGGGGCAGGCGGCGGATGCTGGGACCGCAAGCCGCAtccggcaggagcagcaggacttCGGGGACATCCTGGTGGGGAACTACCGAGACACGTACCGGAACCTGACGCTGAAGGTCATGCACGGGCTCAAGTGGGCGGCCGAGCGGTGCCGGCCCCGCTACATGCTCAAGACGGATGACGACTGCTTCGTCAACACGGACCGGCTCCCGGGCTTCCTGGCGCAGCTTGACCCCGTCCCTGCCGGGCTCTACGCTGGCTCCGTCTTCTCGCAGGAGAAGCGGCAGGTCATCCGGGAGCCCTCCAGCAAGTGGTACGTGTCGCGGCAGGACTACGGCCCCGACAAGTACCCACCCTACGCCAGCGGCATCGGCTACGTGCTGTCTCTGGAGGCGGCTGCCCGGGTGCTGTCAGTGGCGGAGCGTGTACGGCCCATCCCCGTGGAGGATGCCTACGTGGGCATCCTGGCGGAGGCGGCAGGCATCCAGGCACAGGCCAGCGCCCGCTTCGCCAAGCACAATGTGCAGTGGCGCGTGTGCAACTACCGCTACCTGATGGTGATCCACCACCTGAGCCCGCCCCAGCAGGAGGCCGCCCGCCGCAGCATGCTGCAAGCCCGCGACGCCTGCCGCGACAGCTTGGAGGTCACCCACTGGAGGTGA